The Phaeobacter sp. A36a-5a genomic interval GCGTCAGGCCAGCTGCATCAGCCGTGTGGTGGCTTTTTGGTGCCGTTCAAGAAGGTCTGGCAGATCCACTGTCGCCAGCGTGGTATCGCGGATGATCTGGCGCCCTTCGACAAAGAGATGTTTCACCTGCGCCGGCCCCGCCAGCAGCAGCGCCGCCGGATCCCAGCTGCCGCTGGAGGCGATGCCGGTCACGTCCCAGATCGCGATATCGGCACGTTTGCCCACCGCCAGCTGGCCGACATCGCGCCGCCCCAGCACCTCCGCGCCGCCACGGGTGGCAATCTCCAGCGCCTCATAGGCGCTCATGGCATCAGCCCCCTGTGCGACCCGCTGCAAGAGCATCGCCTGACGGGCTTCGCTGATCAGGCTGGCCATATCATTGCTGGCCGATCCATCCACGCCGAGACCAACCGGCACCTGCGCATCGCGCATGGCGCGCAGCGGCGCGATGCCGCTGCCAAGGCGGCAGTTGGAACAGGGGCAATGGGCAACGCCGGTTCCGGTCCGGGCAAAGAGGTCGATTTCCCCGGCATCCAGTTTCACGCAATGGGCATGCCAGACGTCGGGGCCGGTCCAGCCCAGATCTTCGGCATATTGGCCGGGACGGCAGCCGAACTGCGCCAGCGAATAGGCGATATCCTCATCGTTTTCGGCCAGATGGGTGTGCAGCATCACCCCCTTGTCGCGGGCCAGAAGCGCAGTGTCGCGCATCAGTTCGCGGCTGACGGAAAACGGTGAACAGGGCGCCAGCGCCACCCGGCACATGGAGCCTTCGGCGGGGTCATGGAACCGGTCCACGACGCGGATCATATCGTCGAGAATGGCGTGTTCCTCCTCGACCAGACTGTCCGGCGGCAGGCCCCCTGCACTTTCGCCGATGCTCATGGCGCCGCGCGTCGGCTGGAAGCGCAGACCAATATCACCCGCCGCCTCGATGCTGTCCTCCAGCCGGGTGCCATTGGGATAGAGGTAGAGGTGATCGGAGGTGAGCGTGCAGCCGGAGAAGGCCAGTTCGGCCAGCCCCAGCTGGGCGGAGACATGGATGTCATCGGGGGTGAAGGCCGACCAGATCGGATAGAGCCGTTTGAGCCAGCCAAACAGCAGCGCGTCCTGCGCGCCGGGCACCGCGCGGGTGAGGTTCTGATAGAGATGATGATGGGTGTTCACAAGGCCCGGGGTCACCACGCAGCCCCGGCCGCTGATCCGCTCGCCCTCCGTGGTGAGATCGCTGCCGATCTCGGCGATCACCCCGTCGCGGATCCGCAGATCGGCATGGGTCAGCTGGCGGCGCTGATCATCCATTGTCAGCGCGATATCAATATCTTCGATCAGAATTTCAGGCACAGGTCACACTCCGTCAGGCCGCCCATTTCGGTTCAGAAGTGTGATGGCGCGCCGACAGAATATGGGCAAAGGACTCGGCGCGTGGCCGAACCCTAATGGATTGCCCGAGGTCGTTTCAAGTGGTTTTGCGGATCAGGGCAAGCGCTGCGGCATGAAGCTCGGCGGTGGCTGCGGCCAGGACCTGACCGCCCTCATGCGCAGGCTCCCCCTGCCAGTTGGTCACCACGCCACCGGCGGCCTCGATGACCGCGATCGGCGCCTGGATGTCGTAGGCGTTGAGCCCGGCCTCGATCACCAGGTCACATTGCCCGGCGGCCAGCAGCGCATAGGCGTAGCAATCCATCCCGTAGCGGGTCAGCTGCACTTCGCTGGCGACCCGCTGGAAGGCGGCGCGTTCCGCTGCGCTGCCGACTTCGGGAAAGGTGGTGAACAGCGTAGCCGCCGACAGATCCGATGTCTTGCGGGTGCTGAGTGCGACCTCCCCCAGCGGGCCGGTCAGACTGGCCCCCTCGGGCGTACCAATGAACCGCTCACCGATATAGGGTTGATCAATGATGCCGAGGAAAGGGCCATCCGCATCGCCAAGGGCAATCAGCACCCCCCAGGTCGGGGTGCCACTGATAAAGCCACGGGTGCCGTCGATCGGGTCCAGCACCCATATGCGCCCGGACTGGCCACGGGTCTCGCCGTATTCCTCGCCGAGGATGCCGTCCTCGGGCCTGAGTTGCGAAAGCACCGCGCGCATCGCCTGTTCGGCGGCCCGGTCGGCGATGGTGACGGGATCGAAACCTTCGTCCAGCTTGTTGTCGGATTGCAGCCCGGCTGAGCGGAAATAGGGCAGGATCGCCTGACGTGCGGCATCGGCCATCCGATGGGCAACGTCCAGATCTGAAAACGCGGCTGAAGTCATACCCGAAGGGGTGACATTCAACCGCGCATATTTCAAGCCCCAAGCCCCCACTTGAGGCGGGAAAATCAGGCTGCGTCGCTGAGCACGCGCGCCAGTTCGAACAGACGACGGCGCTGGTTTTCAGGAATCGCATAGTAGGAGCGCACCAAATCCAATGCCTCCTTGTCGCCCATCAGATCGTCAGGCACGCGTGCCTTGTCCGATGCCGGGGCATCATCATCTTGCAGACCTTCAAAAAAGAAGCTGACCGGCACGCTGAGCGCGTCGGAAATATCCCAGAGCCGGGAGGCGCTGACCCGGTTTGCACCGGTTTCATATTTCTGGATCTGTTGAAATTTAATACCAACCAGCTCTGCGAGCTGCTGTTGCGTCATGCCGATGAGCCACCGGCGATGCCGGATACGTTTCCCCACGTGCACGTCCACTGGATGAGCCATGCGTTTCTCCTAAGATTTACAAAACTGGGTGCCACCCTAACCGCCTTTTTAAACCCCCGCCCACCCGGCAAATACCGCGTGGTGCCAATGTTGCCAAAAAACCCGACGGGTTTCTGGACAAACGACAAGGCGCTCCCATTGGAGTTGAGTGTACGACCTTAACGGTTGAATTCAAGCGTTCACTCTCGCCGGGGTCAGCACCTGTGCGGCAAACGCATGATTTCATGTACCAATTTTATTTCACTTTTTTGCATGTTTTACACATGTTCTCCACCTCCCCATAAATAGTGAGGTGATCTGAAGGCGAATCTGGCATGGTTTGGCCATTCAGAATCACCTTACCCCATGCCAGATATGGAAAAATGATATGCGCGCCTACAGTGTCAGCAGTTTTGACATTTCCCCGACTATCGCAGAAGTTGACGTGGGATCACCGGGAAGCGGAGAAGTTGCAGTTGCAATACACGCCTGTGGGTTGAACTTTGCCGATCTTCTTCTGCTCCGTGGCAAATATCAGGATACGCCGGACCTGCCATTTATTCCCGGTTTGGAACTGGCGGGCGTCATTCAGGCGCTTGGCCCTGATGTGGAGGGGCTGGCGGTTGGCGATCGGGTGGCGGTGTTTTCCGGTCAGGGCGGGCTGGCGGAGGCCGGGGTGTTTGCGGCCGATCGCGTCACGCGGATCCCCGACGAGATGTCCTTTGCCGATGCGGCGGCGTTTCAGATCACCTATGGCACCGGACTGGTTGCGCTGGATCACTGTGCGCGGTTGCAGCCGGGGGAAACCCTGCTGGTCACCGGCGCTGCCGGTGGTGTCGGGCTGACGGCTGTGGAAATCGGCAAACGTCTGGGCGCGCGGGTGATCGCCCATGCGCGTGGAGCCGAGAAGCTGGCCGTGGCCAAGGCGGCGGGCGCGGATCATCTGATCGACGCCGACGAGGATCTGCGGCAGGCGGTCAAGGATCTGGGCGGCGCCGATGTGGTCTATGAGGCGATTGGCGGCGATGTCTGGCAAGCGGCCTTTCGGTCTACCAACCCGGGCGGGCGGCTGCTGCCCATCGGCTTTGCCGGCGGCGAGGTGCCGCAGATCCCGGCGAACCACCTGCTGGTGAAGAACCTCAGCGTTATCGGGTTTTACTTTGGCGGCTACCTGAAGAGCCACCCGGCGGTGGTCAGGGGCGCCATCGCGCGGCTGATCGACTGGTATCGTGACGGCTCGCTGCGCCCACACATCAGCCACCGCCGGCCGCTGGAGGAGACTGACGCAGGGCTGGAGCTGCTGCGCAACCGCAAAGCCACCGGCAAGGTGGTGATCATGATCCGGCCAGAGGCCTAGGCGACGGCAACCGCCGCCACGCAGGGCAGCCGCAGGGTGCGATCGTTAGGGCGCAGGTGTCAGGCTGCGGTCCAATGGGACTGCGCCGCCGCCAGCGGGGTACTGATGTTGCGAAAGGCCTTCCGCACCAGAAAGGCAAGTTCAGTCACCATCGGAGAGCCAGAGGTCTCTGCCCCATAGAGGTTGATCAGCTGGATCGGCAGATCCGGCAGGCTGCCACCGTGGTCGATCTGTAGCAGATGCGGCGGCTCGGTGCCCTCGATCATGGTGTGGATCGCCAGATCGGCGCTGACCGTCGCCTCGATGGTGCGGTCGCTATCGGTCTCCACCACCATTTCCCAGGCGATCCCGGCGGCGTCCAGCGCGCTCACCACCTTGGGCCGGAAGGTGCAATAGCGGCCAAAGGCCAGTTTCAGCGGGCGCTGCCGCCAGGCTGATCCATTGGGCGCACCAATCCAGCACAGCGGCCGCTTGGCCAGCGTTTCGCCGTTTTCCGAGGTGGCGGTTTCGGTGGTCAGGATCAGATCGCATTCACCGCGCGAAAACTGCTCCTTCAAAGAGCGGGTATAGCTGGAGATCAGCTGCACCTTCACCCGTGGGAACGACGCGTTGAAACGCTGTAGCACCTGCGGGATCGCCGGGTAGACAATGTCATGCGGCACCCCAAGAACGATTTCGCCTTCATAGGCCTGATCGGTGAGCCGCCCGATTACCTCGTCATTCAGTGCCACCATCCGCCGCGCATAGGCCAGCAGCTGCTCGCCCGATGCGGTCAGCGCAATGGTGCGGCCAGAACGGTCCAGCAGTTGCAGGCCCAACAGCTCCTCCAGCCGCTTCAGCTGCATGGAGACCGCCGATTGGGTCAGATGCAGAAAACCGGCCGCGCGGGTCACCCCGCCATTGTCCGCAACCGCCACAAACGAGCGCAGCGTGGTGATATCGAGATTTCGCGTCATCACAATTCCTGATGGTTTAAATCATAAACATTCGTTTTTCATATCAATCACACTCCGCCATATACATCAATAGAATTGATCAGACACTGTAACCTCATCAGAATTCCAGAAAAGGACAAAAATCATGACCTATATGGACAACAGCCTGCGCAACTGCACCTGCGCGCCCCGCCGCTCGTTCCTCGCAACCGTTGCCCAACGCCTCGCCATCTGGCGCGAACGCCGGATGCTGGCCACGCTTGATCAAAGCGCGTTGGACGACATGGGCATCAGCAAGACCGAAGCCCAGGCAGAGGCCCGCCGCCCGATCTGGGACGCGCCGAGCAGCTGGACCCGCTAAAGGCGACGCGCCGACAAGGCTCACACCAAGCCTAATACGAAAAGATGTCCGCGCTGCGGGCCTTTTTGTTACGATACAGCCTGAGCTGAAGTTCGGTGTCAGCGTGTGTGCATTTACACCTTGAGTGGATCAGGTTGTGTGTTGCGGCCAGCGAAAGTCACCAGCAGTGCCGCAAGGGTAATGGCAAAGACCCCCAGAACCCCCAACGCTCCCGGTATCACCGAAAACAACACCAGATCAAAGCCAAGCGCCCAGACAAGACCGGTAAAGTCAAAAGGCGCGAGCCTACTGACCGGAGCCCGTGCCACCGCTTCATTGGCGACAATGTGACCGATGCCACCAATCAGCCCGGCCAGAGCAAGCCATCCGAACATTGCTGTGCTGAGGGACACCCAACCCAATGGCAAAGAAGCAAGCCCGAGCCCGGCAGAGACAATCGCAAAGTAGAAGGCAATGGTGGATGAACCCTCGGTTGCCGTCATAGTTTTTGTGTGCACCCGAACGAACGCCATAGTGAATGCATACGCGAGACCAGCAACCACGCCAATCAAGGCTCCATCGCCGGGCAATTCAATAGCCTCCCACAACAGCAATACAACCCCCGAAAATCCAACGGAAATTGCGATTATTATTGTGGCGGTCAACCGTTCCCCGAGCATCATCGCCGCGATTGGCAAGACCAGAACCGGTGCAAGGTAGGCCAGGGCTTGTGCATTGGCGACAGGCAGATAAGCGAGGGATATAAAAGACATTGCCATGGAAAACGCACCAAAAGCACTCCGTGTCACATGCAGTCGAGGATATCGTGTCTTCAACGCGGCAGGGAACTCACTGCGCCAAGCCATGTAAAGAACGATGGGCACCAACGCCAGAGCAGATCGCCAGAACATGATTTGACCAATAGGCACACTCTGTGCCGCACCATGGATTGCGGCTGACATGGCGGTCATCAGGAATGCGGCCAACAGACGTAACCCGATCCCTTGAAGATGTGTGTTTTGTGATCTCATGATGGAAGACATGTCAAAATTGCGCGACCACCACAATAGAAATGCACTCAAAGATTGAGCGTGACTATCACCTGTCAGCAATATTCCCCCTAGATGGCCAATAGAGACTTGATCCCTCCCCCGCGACCGAGCTTCCACCGCTTTTTGTCGATAATTCCACCGAAACTTCGGTCTACGACCTTGAACCGCGCCCCGCTTCACCCGATATTTGCGAGGAACGCCAGCTCTCTGCACGCAGTAGGGAAACTGCGCGAGGGAGTTTAGAGACGGAGACCATGATACATGGCACAGTTTGACACCATCCGATCCACAGCGGGCGCACGCTCTGCGGAGATCGATGCGGGCCTGCGCGCCCATATGAACAAGGTCTACGGCACCATGGCCGTGGGCACATTCATTACATTCCTGGCTGCCTGGGCCATCTCCGGCCTGGCGGTGACCTCCGATCCGGCCAATGCCGCAGCCCAGCTGAGTGCCGATAAATACCTGACCAGCATCGGCTATGCGCTTTACGCCTCGCCGCTGAAGTGGGTGATCATGTTTGCCCCGCTGGCCTTTGTGTTTGGCATCGGCGCCGCCGCGAACCGCATGTCGGCCGCGGGCGTCCAGCTGCTGTTCTACGTCTTCGCCACCGTGATGGGCTTGTCGATCAGCTCGATCTTCCTGGTGTTCACCGGCGAAAGCATCGTGCAGGTGTTCCTGATCACCTCCATCGCCTTTGCGGGCCTGTCGCTGGTGGGTTACACCACCAAGAAAGACCTCTCCGGCATGGGCGCCTTCCTGATCATGGGCCTGATCGGCCTGATCGTGGCGTCTATCGTCAACATTTTCCTGGCGTCGTCGGCAATGGCCTTTGCGATCTCGGTGATCGGCGTGCTGATCTTTGCGGGCCTCACCGCCTATGACACCCAGCGGATCAAGAACGACTATCTCCAGCACGCCCATATGGGCGACCAGGAATGGCTGGCGAAATCCGCGATCATGGGCGCACTGAGCCTCTATCTGGACTTCATCAATATGTTCATGATGCTGCTCCAGCTGCTTGGAAACCGCGAATAACGCGATACCTTCCAGAGCCAACCAAGACCGGGGCGGATCATCACGATCCGCCCTTTTTCTTTGCCCGCGCTGCGGTTGCGGCCGGGACATGTCACGCAACGAATTTGAGACCCCGATGAGATTGATTGATATCGCCCCAAAAGAGGCGCACCGCATTGTCCCGCTGCTGCAAGAGTTGCACGCGCTGCATGTCACCCACCAGCCTGACCGCTACCCGGCCGATCCTGATGGTGCAGCGCTGGCCCGCTGGCTTGAGACATGGCTGAGCGAGCCAAGCCTGACCGCCCGCGCCGCCGTCAGCCCGCAGGGGCGGATCATGGGCTATGTCATCTATGGCATCGAGGAGCGCCCTGCCCTCCCCGTCCGCAGGGCCGAGACCCGCGCCATGCTGCACCATGTCGCCGTCGCCAAGAGCTGGCAGCGCATGGGTGTCGCAACCGCGCTGATCACCGATATGAAGCGCTCTGTGGCGGCCAAGGGCGTTCCGGTGATCGCCACCACATACGCCCCCTTCAACACCGCCTCTGCGGCGCTGATGCAGCGTATGGGCCTGCTGCCTGTGATGGTCATGGCCGAGTGGCGCGGCTGATCTGCGGCCACAACGAAAAACAGGAGGCGACCCCACCGTCGCCTCCTGTCATGGTCGCTCCCCCGAGCCGACCTGTGGTGCTGTGAACTTCCGAAACCGCGCGCTTCTGGCGCTGCATCCCGGACCCACTCTCTCACCCACATCCCAGGACATATGTGACGGCCAAATGTGGCATTTTCGGGCCGATCCGGCGCGCTGTCGGTGTTTTCATTTACCGAATTTTCATAAAATGCGCGCGACCGGCAGCCCGGTCAGTGGCGCCCCGTCAGTGGCGCCCGGTCAGTCAGGCAACAGCGCGGCCACAAGAAAAAGGGCCGCACCCTGGTGCGACCCTTCTGATCTACTGTCCCGAATATCGGGGGCGGTGTCGCGGCCGGAGGCAGCGCAACACCAAGAGGCTTATTTGATTTTGCCTTCTTTGTATTCAACGTGCTTGCGCACGACCGGGTCGTACTTCCGCACAACCATTTTCTCGGTCATGGTGCGTGCGTTTTTCTTGGTCACGTAGAAGTGGCCCGTGCCCGCGGTCGAGTTCAGGCGGATCTTGATTGTGGTCGGCTTCGCCATGGTATTCTCCTGCGTCCGAAAAGGCAGGGGCCTCTCGGTAAATTCCTATATGAGCGTGCGCTTTTACCTGCACCACCCCGCGAGTCAATAGGATTCGAGGGGATATTTTGCGCAGAGGGCCTGTAAGCCGGATTTTGTTCCAGGGCCAGGGCCCCTTCGACGACCATTCATCTAGGATGCACATTGCTGCGCACCTCCAGCTGCCAACCCGACCCCTCTTGGCCAAAACATGCCTAGCGGCGGTATCGGCTGACGCCGACCGGCCCGCGCGGGGGTCCTATTTGGCATTGCTCCCGGTGGGGCTTGCCGTGCCGCCCCTGTTGCCAGCGGCGCGGTGGGCTCTTACCCCACCGTTTCACCCTTACCCACATGGAATCACCTGACAGGCAGGCGCATATGGGCGGTCTGTTTTCTGTGGCGCTCTCCGTCAGATCGCTCTGCCCGGGCATTACCCGGCACCGTTGTTTTGTAGAGTCCGGACTTTCCTCGCGACGCCTTGCGGCCCCCCGCGGCCGTCCGGCCCTCTGCGCAGGGGTTGGGGTAGAAACTACTGCGCCCAAGGTCAAGCGGATAGTGCACCGGGGGGGGCGTTGCCCCCTCGCGCCTGCGGCGCTCACCCCCAGGATATTTGCGACCAGAAGATGCCGGGACGCTCTCTATCTTCTGGCGTCAAATATCCCGGAGCGCGAGGCAGAGCCTCGCTCAGGCCTCTGCCCGGGACGCATCGGTCAGCAGCGGCAGGACGTCCCTGTCGGTCAAGGGACCGGTCTGCCATGGCCGGAATCTGAGGCGCACCGCCTGCAGCAGGGTGGCGTCATCCACATCCGCCGTAAAGCCACGCCGCCGCGCCAGAGCGCGAAAGCGGTCCATCCCGACGTCGGTCTCTGGCCGCGCCGCAGCACCCGGCGCGGCGCTTGCCAGCCCCTGTCTGGCCAGCCGCGCCCAGTCAAAGCGGGCGCCCGGGTCACATTTGCGCCCCGGCGCCATGCAGGAATGCCCGATCACACCGGAGGCCGGAATCCGCCAGCGCAACAGCACGGCCCGCAGCAGCTCCTCCAGCCGGTTCATCTGGGCTGCGGAAAACGGATGATCGCCCCGGTTGTCCAATTCGATCCCGATCGAGCGGGAGTTGATATCCTCCTGCCCGCACCATTCCCCGGCGCCGGCATGCCAGGCGCGGTCGGCCTCCCTGACCATCTGCCACAGCCGTCCGTCAGCGGCGATCAGGTAATGGGCCGACACCTCGTACCGCGGGTCGCAGAGCCGCTCCAATGCGGCCTCGGCACTGTCCATCGCGGTGTAATGCAGCACAACCAGATGCGGCGTCAGATCATGGCGGCGCGCATTGAAATTGGGACTGGGGTGCCAGATGGCATCCGTCCCGGTGTCAGCAGAGGTCGGCGGAGGTGTCATGAGGCGCCAGCCGCCTCAGTTCTGCACCGCAAGTCGATAGGGCGCCGGATCCCAGCCGCAGGCGTAGCCGTCCCCATCGGGATCAAGCGCCTGGCGGTCACGTTTCGGGCCGCCCGCTTCGAGAAAGGCAATCTGGGCCAGTTCCGGCGAGGCAAATCCGGCGCAGTTGCGCGAGGAGCGGGCCGCCAGGTTGAAGCCGGAGCGTGAATAGATCCGCTGCCCACGCGGGTTGGAGGTGCTGAGCGCATAGCGCACGATATTGGGATCGCGGTCGCCGCTGCGTTCGGGCACTGCGGTGGGGCTGACCACCTGATACTGGGCGCGCTGACGGGCCAGACGCTCGGCATCGCTTTCGATGCTTTGGCGCGAGGCGACCGCATCGAAATCATTCTCGTCGGAGATCCGCGGATTGCCCGCAAGGGCCGGTGCCGGGTTTGACGGGCTGGCCTCGATCGGTGCGGTGCCCGAGTTGCCGCGTGCAGCCGCGAGGGCCGCGGCGGTTTCGCGGGCAATATCGTCGCTGCTGCCGGTCGCGGGTGCGAGGGATCCGGCGCTGCTGCCTGCGGCTGCGACGCGGGGGGCGGGCTGCGCGCTGCCCGGCAAGCTCTCGGTTGCGACGCGGACCGGCGGCACCAGCGGATCGCCATTAATCGTGGTGCCTGTCGCCGGTGCCCGGTCAAAGGGGCTGGAACCAAATCCGGCCTCTGGGCCACTTTCAGGCACCGGAGGCTGGCACGCAGCCAGCAGCACAAGACTGCTGGTCGCCAAGATGGACCGGAATAGACGCATGATCACCACCTGTTGGTTCTGCTCAGATCAGGACAGGGTTTACCACCATTGGGCCGGCTTGGCCACAAAACCGGCGGCCCCTTCCAGCGCATAGGCCGTATTCAGCAGATCGCCCTCTTCCCAGGGGCGGCCAATCAGCTGAAGCCCCAGCGGCAGGCCCTGCGCATCAACACCGGCCGGAACCGAAATGCCGGGCAGACCGGCGAGGTTCACGGTGACGGTAAAGACGTCATTGAGATACATCTGCACCGGATCCGCGTCGATCATTTCGCCGAGGCCAAAGGCGGCCGAAGGTGTCGCCGGGGTCAGGATCGCGTCAATGCCCTGGGCAAAGACGTCTTCGAAGTCTTTCTTGATCAGGGTGCGGACCTTGCGGGCGCGGTTGTAATAGGCGTCGTAGAAACCGGCCGAGAGAACATAGGTCCCCACCATCACGCGGCGCTGCACCTCATGGCCGAAGCCTGCGGCGCGGGTTTTTTCGTACATTTCGGTAATGCCATCGCCCGCCTCCAGCGCCGCGCGCTGGCCATAGCGCACACCGTCATAGCGCGCGAGGTTGGAGGAGGCCTCGGCCGGGGCGATCACGTAATAGGCAGGCAGGGCGTATTTGGTGTGCGGCAAGGAGATATCGACGATCTCGGCCCCGGCGGCACGCAGCATCTCGGCGCCTTCGGACCAGAGTTTCTCGATTTCGCCGGGCATTCCATCCATGCGGTATTCACGCGGGATACCGATCTTCTTGCCCTTGATATCGCCGGTCAGCATCGCCTCGAAGTTCGGCACCGCCAGATCGGCGCTGGTGCTGTCCTTGGGGTCGTGGCCACACATCGCCTCAAGCATCATTGCCGCATCGCGCACCGATTTGGTCATCGGGCCCGCCTGATCCAGGGAGGAGGCAAAGGCCACCACCCCCCAGCGCGAGCAGCGCCCATAGGTGGGCTTGATGCCAGTGATCCCGGTAAAGGCGGCCGGCTGGCGAATCGAGCCGCCAGTGTCGGTGCCGGTAGCCGCTAGGCACAGATCCGCAGCCACGGCCGCTGCGGAGCCGCCGGAGGAGCCGCCCGGTGTCAGCTCGGCAGTATCATTGCCGCGCCGCCAGGGACTGACCGCGTTACCATAGACGGAGGTTTCATTGGACGAGCCCATGGCGAATTCGTCCATGTTCAGCTTGCCCAGCATGACAGCGCCTGCATCCTGCAGCTGCTGCGATACGGTGGATTCATATTCGGGTTTGAAACCTTCCAGAATGCCGGAGGCGGCCTGGCTGGCGACACCTTTGGTGCAGAACAGATCCTTGATGCCGATCGGCAGGCCGCACATGGCGGGCGCATCGCCTGCCTTGATCCGTGCGTCTGCTGCCTTGGCGCGCTCCAGCGCGATTTCGGGTGTCTTGTGCACAAACGCGTTCAGCGCATCTGCAGCCTCGATGGCCTTGAGGCAGGCCTCGGTCAGCTCGACAGAGGTGGTCTCGCCCTTGCGCAATGCGTCACGGGCTTCGGACAGGGTGAGTTTGTTGAGTTCGGTCATGTCTTATTCAACCACCTTGGGCACTGCAAAAAACCCTTCGCGGGCATCGGGGGCATTGGCCAGGATCTTGTCCTGCTGATTGCCATCGGTCACCTCGTCGACGCGGCGTTTCAGGCGCTGCGGCGTCACCGACGTCATCGGTTCGACGCCCTCAACATCCACCTCGTTCAGCTGCTCGATAAAGCCGAGGATGGTGTTGAACTCATCC includes:
- the gatA gene encoding Asp-tRNA(Asn)/Glu-tRNA(Gln) amidotransferase subunit GatA, translating into MTELNKLTLSEARDALRKGETTSVELTEACLKAIEAADALNAFVHKTPEIALERAKAADARIKAGDAPAMCGLPIGIKDLFCTKGVASQAASGILEGFKPEYESTVSQQLQDAGAVMLGKLNMDEFAMGSSNETSVYGNAVSPWRRGNDTAELTPGGSSGGSAAAVAADLCLAATGTDTGGSIRQPAAFTGITGIKPTYGRCSRWGVVAFASSLDQAGPMTKSVRDAAMMLEAMCGHDPKDSTSADLAVPNFEAMLTGDIKGKKIGIPREYRMDGMPGEIEKLWSEGAEMLRAAGAEIVDISLPHTKYALPAYYVIAPAEASSNLARYDGVRYGQRAALEAGDGITEMYEKTRAAGFGHEVQRRVMVGTYVLSAGFYDAYYNRARKVRTLIKKDFEDVFAQGIDAILTPATPSAAFGLGEMIDADPVQMYLNDVFTVTVNLAGLPGISVPAGVDAQGLPLGLQLIGRPWEEGDLLNTAYALEGAAGFVAKPAQWW
- the gatC gene encoding Asp-tRNA(Asn)/Glu-tRNA(Gln) amidotransferase subunit GatC produces the protein MSIDQSTAAKVAKLARIKVEEDALPALADEFNTILGFIEQLNEVDVEGVEPMTSVTPQRLKRRVDEVTDGNQQDKILANAPDAREGFFAVPKVVE